The DNA region CCTGTACTCGGTTGGCGGCTGCTGCGATGCCAATTGCAACTATAAAACGGGCATCGCCAGAACCAAAGACTTAGCGAGCGGGGTTTGGGAGAAATACGGAAACAACCCCATAATGGCGAGTAACGATAAATGGAATTGCCCCGGACATGGTACGGTTGTAAAATCGGCCGATGATCGGTTGTTTATGCTTTATCATGCTTTTAATAAGGACTATGATGTTTTTGTTGGCCGGGAGGGTGTTATAGAGGAGCTTACAATTGGTGCAGATGGTTGGCCTGTGCTACACAACGCAACTGTTCCAAATCGTGCCAAGTCTGACCTGAATTTTACTGACGACTTTGAGCAGGACACCAAGTTGAATTTGGTATGGCAATGGCCATCAAAGTCTGAAAGGCCCCAAATGTCGTTCGAGAATGGCTTAAACCTTGCTGCCTCTGATCAAAACCATGGCCTCGGAACGTTTTTGGGGCAATACATTAAAACGGTAAATTTCAATATCGAAGCGAATGTAAATGTTAATGAAACAAACGCAGGGATTTGCCTGGGTGGCGCAATTTTTAAAAGCAAATGGCCCGGCGAACTCGGTGGAATAGGAATAACTGCTTCAAACGACGGCCTTGCGGTTTTTGACAATTTCGAGGGGACATACACCGTTCTTAAGGATTTGAAAATAAGCTTATCAAAAACGGTGCAATTACGAATGCAGATTGCTGATAACGGGAAACAGATTGAATTTTTCTATAAAAACGATGGTGAAAAATGGGTGAGCCTTTATCGCACGCCGTTCAACGCAGCTAAGTACGTTCCATGGGGAATGGGTTACAGAGCCGGGATTGTAGTGAAAGGCAATGCCCCACAAAAGGGATCTTTTAAAAGTTTTAGAATAGCGAATTACTGATGTGCTGATGGGCCGTTGGCTGGAGCCAACAGCAAAGTAAATCGCATGCAGGCTACTTGCCGTCATTCCCGCGCAGGCGGGAATCCTAATGCAAAGTAGCATTTTTACGCATTAGGATCCCCTACCGATAGCTATCGGTACAAGCTGAGGATGACAGCACCTATGAACGGGTCGTCATTGCGAGGTACGAAGCAATCTCTCTGTGGCGGCCATTCTAAGATTGCTTCAGCTCGCTCAAGCCCAGCCTCGCTACAAAGTAGCCTCTTTGGGGCAATGACGACTCGGTGAAAAACTGTCATCCCAACTTCTCTGTTTTCCCAAGAACTAATCTCTTAGGATGACGACCGTAATGCAGGGGCCTATAACTAGTAAACTGGAAAATAACGTCGATGGCGTTTTCAACTGTTAGGCAGTGCCTTATTGGCGTTTTGTTTTTATCGCCTGGAGATCCTTTCGCTGCGCTCAGGATGACAGCGTTAAACATATCGTCAGCCGATAACTATCGGATTCGAGCGCAGCCGAGAAATCTTTGAAATAATATTTATCCTTTCAGTTTCAAAAAGTATATTCTTGCAATTTGCTTTGTTTTAACAAAAAGAACTAATATCTTTTTTATCTTTATCAAAACGAAGACAATAATAAACAGAAGTTTATGTATACAACATATCATTTAACATCTGCACAGGATTTAAGCACCGACATTGTGGATGCTATTAAAACCACTTTTAAATCGAAGCCCATTACTATTATTGTGGAGGAAGATGACAGTGATTTTGAACTGACGACTGATGCAAAGGCCGTTTTAGACGAGCGCCTGCAGGAAGATGAAAGCACTTATCTTTCGGCCGAAGAATCTATCAAACAGCTTAATAAAAAGTATGGTTTATAAAATCGTGGTATCTCCTCGGGCTCA from Pedobacter endophyticus includes:
- a CDS encoding glycoside hydrolase family 43 protein, translating into MLTRCGLSPATLGSVSIDALRNSTVCLVASLTLLSCGINRTQTTSSDDVPIGSALVNPALPGDNPDPSIIRVGKVYYATSTTNEWAPYFTIYKSTDLKNWKLINHVFPNGFKDMKNQWGENNFWASELVYDAKQNRIYAYYTAHNRETKGNPGLQCGIAWVDADKIETDKFTDNGPVIIEDECGAIDAFELQHNGKIYAFWKNDGNGCGKESWIWKQEINESRTKLLGQKTKMFTNSQPWETGLVEGACFFTLGEYVYSLYSVGGCCDANCNYKTGIARTKDLASGVWEKYGNNPIMASNDKWNCPGHGTVVKSADDRLFMLYHAFNKDYDVFVGREGVIEELTIGADGWPVLHNATVPNRAKSDLNFTDDFEQDTKLNLVWQWPSKSERPQMSFENGLNLAASDQNHGLGTFLGQYIKTVNFNIEANVNVNETNAGICLGGAIFKSKWPGELGGIGITASNDGLAVFDNFEGTYTVLKDLKISLSKTVQLRMQIADNGKQIEFFYKNDGEKWVSLYRTPFNAAKYVPWGMGYRAGIVVKGNAPQKGSFKSFRIANY